The Chthoniobacterales bacterium genome includes the window AGGCCATACTGCTTGGTCATTCCGTTGCCGGCGGCGGCCGGTCCATGGCAAATGGCGCAGTTGATATTGAAGCGCTGTTTCCCCCGCTCCATCAGGGCTGCGTCCACGGTAATGGGAAAACCGGTCCCCCAGTTGGTCCCCATCTTGCCGGTGTTGAAATAATCAGTGCCGCCGCTGAACCCGAACTCTGGTTGCGCATTCGTCTCAGCCGGGAGAGGCGGGGCGCCCGGCGCGGGTTCGCTGCCGGCCTTCGGCATTTCGTAGCCGAGTGGAACCGTGCCGGGAACTGGCGGGCGCGCGCCGCGGCCATCAGCAAAGAATCCAAGCGGCGCCTGCGCCCGGACTTTCGGCTGCCGCACCATGTCCGGGAAAACCTCGATCGGCGATCCGGTACTCGTCTGGCCACGGAAACCGAACACCGCGACAATCGCGATGCCGATCAGTAGAAAGATGAGAAGGAAGCCGCGCAGCATAGGTTACTCTTCGTGGATAATCGTGACGTGCTGGCCGCCGCTTTGTTCCAAAAGTTCGCGCGCCTCGAGCTCGGTGAAACGCGGATCACGCGCTTCAATGATCAGGAAAAATCCGTCGTTCGTCGCACGGGAAAATCGTTGCCAGTTAAAAACCGGATGGTACCAGCGCGGGAGACCGTTCATGATCAGCATCGCGAAAAACGCGGTGAACGCTGAGAAGAGAACGGTGAGCTCGAACATGATTGGGAAAAACGCGGGAACGGTCCGCCAGTCGACCGGCTTTCCATGAACCACCAGCGGATAAATGATCGAGGAAGGCCCAAACTCCAGGATCACGGCCGTGAGCAATCCGGTAATGCCGCCCGCCAGGACGACGGCGCTCAGCCATGATTTGCCCAGGCCCATCGCGTCGTCCATGCCGTGAATCGGGAAAGGCGAATGCACATCCCAGCGTTTGAACCCGGCATCGCGCACTCGTTTCGCCGCCTCATACAGGGCGGAGGCGCTCGGATATTCCGCGCCCATCCCGTAGACTTTATTTCCGGACGGCGTCCTCATCAGTTGCGCTCCTTTCCGCCGGCCCTGTAGCCGCGTCCCTGTGGGACGCGTAGCGTGGCGCGCTGCCAATCACGTCGGCCCTCATCGCTTCGCACAGCGAAGCGGCTACAGAAAGAGAGCGTTCTCAATTGCGCTCCTTTCCGCCGGCTGCGACGGGATGATGCCCAGCCGCCGTCGCATGGTGCGGGTCGGCCTCAGGCAGGACGATCTTTACCTCCGACATCGCGATCATCGGCAGGTAGCGAATGAAAATGAGGAAGAGCGAGAGGAAGATTCCGAACGTCCCGACGAACGTCCAAATATCGACCCAGGTCGGGTAAAACATTCCCCAGGACGAGGGAAGGAAGTCGCGATGTAATCCGCCCACGATGATGATGAAACGCTCGAACCACATGCCGGCGTTCACGCACATGCAGACGAAGTAAACGACGTAGATGTTGGCCCGGAATTTTTTGAACCAAAAGAGTTGCGGGGAAAGGGCGTTACAAAAGAGCATGCCGGTCCACCAGTACCACCAGTAAGGGCCGAAGATGCGGTTATAGAACGCGAACTTTTCGTATTGATTGCCGCTGTACCAGGCCACGAAAAATTCCATGCCGTAGGCGTAGGTCACGATCGAGCCGGTCAGCAAAATGATCTTCGCCATCTTGTCGACGTGTTGCGGCGTGATGATGTCGTGCAGCTTGTAGATCGCGCGGGCCGGAATCATCAGCGTCAGCACCATGGCGAACCCGCCGAAAATCGCGCCGGCCACGAAGTAGGGCGGGAAAATCGTCGTATGCCAGGTCGGGATAATTGAGGTGGCGAAGTCGAAGGAAACGACGCTGTGCACCGAAAGCACGAGTGGGGTGGAAAGGCCGGCCAGAAGCAGGTACGCCATTTCGTAATGACGCCAGTTCCGGTTCGATCCCCGCCAGCCGAAGGCGAAAATTCCGTAAAGCAACTTCTTGATCTTCGTCGTCGCGCGATCGCGCAGGGTCGCCAGATCAGGAATCAGTCCGGTGTACCAAAAGAGGACCGAGACCGAGAAGTAGGTCGATACCGCAAAAACGTCCCAGAGCAGCGGGCTCCGGAAGTTCGGCCAGATCCCGTAGTTGTTCGGCAGCGGGGCAAGGAACCACGCCATCCAGACACGGCCAACGTGGACGCCGGGGAAAATCGCGGCGCAAATAACGGCGAAGAGCGTCATCGCCTCCGCGGAGCGGTTGATGGAGGTCCGCCATTTTTGCCGGAGCAAAAACAGAATGGCTGAAATAAGAGTGCCGGCGTGTCCGATACCGATCCAGAAAACGAAGTTGGTGATGTCCCAGGCCCAACCGACCGGATGATTCAGTCCCCAGGTCCCGACGCCGGTCGAAATCTGGTAGCCGAGGCAGAACAACCCAAACATTGCGACCATGGAAGTGATCGCGAAAGAAACCCACCACCAGCGGGGCGCCGGGCCTTCGACCGCACCGGCAATGCGCTCCGTGATCCAGCTGAAGTTCCGCTTGTGCAAGACAAGCGGGACGCGCTGCAACGGCTTCTCCACCGAAGCCGACGCTTCGCCTTCAATTACATCTGGAGCTGTGATTGCGCCGTCCATATCTAAATTGCCGAATGCAGATTGTAGATTGCAGATTGGCTCCGTGGCATGAACGCCAATCTGCAATCTGCAATCTTAGATCTGAAATCCGTCCTCACGGTTTCTCCTCGGGCTGCGTCGCGTTAGTCTCGTGTTTGGGCTTCGCGCCGTTTTCGTGGCTTTCGTGGCCCAGGCTTGCCACCGCGATCCGGCTCGCATCCGGCATCTTCGGATTCGGATTCCTGATTCGCGCCAGGTAGCTCGTCCGGGTGTTCACATTCAGATATTTGAGCAGCTGGTAATTCCGGTCCTGCATTTTCATCTTCGAGACCCGGCTTTCCGGATCTTTCACATCGCCGAAAACGATCGCCTCAGTCGGGCAGGCTTGCGCGCAGGCACTGGTGAACGAGTCGCGCGGAATAAGGAGCTTGTCCGAAGCGCCCGCCCGGACGTGGGCCGCGATTTTTGCTTCCTCGATTCGCTGCACGCAATAAGTGCACTTCTCCATGACCCCGCGCATCCGGACGGTGACATTCGGATTCTTCTGGAGCTTGCTCGCATCGGGCGCGCCCTTCTCGGTCAGAGGTCCGAGATATTCCTGGTAGACCGAGAGCGGGCCGACTTTCTTTTTGCCAATCGGCCGTTGGTTGTAATCGAAAAAGTTAAAGCGCCGGACTTTAAAGGGACAGTTGTTGGCGCAATACCGGGTGCCGATGCAGCGGTTGTAGGCCATGACGTTCAAGCCGTCTTCGCTGTGGACGGTGGCGTTGACCGGGCAAACCGTTTCGCACGGCGCATTTTCGCAGTGCTGGCACATCATCGGTTCGTGGACGATCTCGGGGTTCTCCGGATACTCGCCCTTGTCTTCGTTGAACGGCTTCTCGCTCGCGTAATAACGATCGAGCCGCAGCCAGTGCATGGCCCGTCCGTGGCTAACCTGGAGTTTGCCGACGATCGGGATG containing:
- a CDS encoding cytochrome c — encoded protein: MLRGFLLIFLLIGIAIVAVFGFRGQTSTGSPIEVFPDMVRQPKVRAQAPLGFFADGRGARPPVPGTVPLGYEMPKAGSEPAPGAPPLPAETNAQPEFGFSGGTDYFNTGKMGTNWGTGFPITVDAALMERGKQRFNINCAICHGPAAAGNGMTKQYGLTTVVSLQDERIRKMSDGEIFNTITNGKNTMLAYGPNVTVRDRWAIISYLRALQRSQNATEADVPPEHRAELDKPPETKPEPTAEAAKK
- a CDS encoding DUF3341 domain-containing protein, encoding MRTPSGNKVYGMGAEYPSASALYEAAKRVRDAGFKRWDVHSPFPIHGMDDAMGLGKSWLSAVVLAGGITGLLTAVILEFGPSSIIYPLVVHGKPVDWRTVPAFFPIMFELTVLFSAFTAFFAMLIMNGLPRWYHPVFNWQRFSRATNDGFFLIIEARDPRFTELEARELLEQSGGQHVTIIHEE
- the nrfD gene encoding NrfD/PsrC family molybdoenzyme membrane anchor subunit, whose amino-acid sequence is MDGAITAPDVIEGEASASVEKPLQRVPLVLHKRNFSWITERIAGAVEGPAPRWWWVSFAITSMVAMFGLFCLGYQISTGVGTWGLNHPVGWAWDITNFVFWIGIGHAGTLISAILFLLRQKWRTSINRSAEAMTLFAVICAAIFPGVHVGRVWMAWFLAPLPNNYGIWPNFRSPLLWDVFAVSTYFSVSVLFWYTGLIPDLATLRDRATTKIKKLLYGIFAFGWRGSNRNWRHYEMAYLLLAGLSTPLVLSVHSVVSFDFATSIIPTWHTTIFPPYFVAGAIFGGFAMVLTLMIPARAIYKLHDIITPQHVDKMAKIILLTGSIVTYAYGMEFFVAWYSGNQYEKFAFYNRIFGPYWWYWWTGMLFCNALSPQLFWFKKFRANIYVVYFVCMCVNAGMWFERFIIIVGGLHRDFLPSSWGMFYPTWVDIWTFVGTFGIFLSLFLIFIRYLPMIAMSEVKIVLPEADPHHATAAGHHPVAAGGKERN